The Pyrodictium delaneyi genome contains a region encoding:
- a CDS encoding isocitrate/isopropylmalate dehydrogenase family protein, whose protein sequence is MARRYHIVLIPGDGIGPEVTAAARRVLDVVGVFDIEEVEAGLAYYNRTGKPFPDDFLDRLRAADATLKGPLATPVGPSGYRSINVYIRQSLDLYANLRPCRGYQGISPRVFNMVIVRENTEGLYAGIEGVFRDQALAVKIVTRHGSERIIRFAFEYARANGFKRVTAVHKANILKLSDGLFLQVFREIAKEYPEIQSDDLIVDAAAYNMARTPEKLQVLVTMNLYGDILSDLAAGLAGSLGLCGSGQIGERYAVFEPVHGAGFDIAGKGIANPVAAIHAARLMMEYLAQKHSDPYLARAAKSLDKAIEATLVEDRVLTPDLGGNAKTMDVAENIAKRLAQLLEH, encoded by the coding sequence ATGGCACGACGCTATCACATAGTGCTCATACCTGGCGATGGTATAGGCCCCGAGGTAACAGCAGCAGCGCGCCGCGTACTAGACGTTGTGGGCGTCTTCGACATAGAAGAGGTAGAGGCAGGCCTCGCCTACTACAACCGGACCGGTAAACCGTTCCCTGACGACTTCCTAGACCGGCTCCGTGCAGCCGATGCGACGCTAAAGGGTCCTCTAGCTACACCAGTAGGGCCAAGCGGGTATCGAAGCATAAACGTCTACATAAGGCAGAGCCTAGACCTCTACGCGAACCTTCGCCCCTGTAGGGGCTACCAGGGGATCTCGCCGCGAGTCTTCAACATGGTAATTGTGCGCGAGAATACTGAGGGCCTATATGCCGGCATAGAGGGTGTATTCCGCGACCAAGCGCTAGCAGTCAAGATAGTGACGCGGCATGGCTCAGAGAGGATAATACGGTTTGCCTTCGAGTACGCCAGGGCCAACGGGTTCAAGAGGGTCACAGCAGTCCACAAGGCCAACATACTCAAGCTCAGCGACGGCCTCTTTCTCCAGGTGTTCCGCGAGATAGCCAAAGAATACCCCGAGATACAGTCTGACGACCTCATCGTAGACGCGGCAGCCTACAACATGGCGCGGACCCCGGAGAAGCTCCAGGTACTAGTCACCATGAACCTCTACGGCGATATCTTGAGCGACCTCGCCGCCGGGCTGGCCGGGAGCCTAGGACTCTGCGGCTCTGGCCAGATAGGCGAGCGCTACGCGGTCTTCGAGCCGGTACACGGCGCTGGCTTCGACATAGCGGGCAAGGGTATCGCAAACCCGGTAGCAGCCATACACGCAGCCAGGCTCATGATGGAGTATCTAGCCCAGAAACATAGCGACCCCTACCTAGCTAGGGCAGCCAAGAGCCTCGACAAGGCAATAGAGGCTACGCTCGTAGAGGACCGGGTACTGACGCCAGACTTGGGCGGTAACGCCAAGACAATGGACGTCGCGGAGAATATAGCCAAGAGACTAGCGCAGCTCTTGGAACACTAG
- a CDS encoding 3-isopropylmalate dehydratase small subunit yields the protein MARVIRGRAWVLGDNISTDHIISGKYKFAKINKLEDMLPYVFEEVIPEFYKKVQPGDVIVAGRGFGYGSSREHAPRLLKLAGVGAVLAKSFHRIFYRNSINIGLPVIIVQRIPEVTEQGDEIEVDLEVGVVRNVTKGVEERFQPPPQQLLEILEAGGIVEYIKKMNRLPW from the coding sequence ATGGCTAGGGTTATCCGTGGAAGAGCATGGGTACTAGGTGACAACATAAGCACAGACCACATTATAAGCGGTAAATACAAGTTCGCTAAGATAAACAAGCTAGAGGATATGCTCCCCTACGTCTTCGAGGAGGTTATACCGGAGTTCTACAAGAAAGTTCAGCCAGGCGACGTGATAGTAGCAGGCCGTGGCTTCGGCTACGGCAGCAGCCGCGAGCACGCACCCAGGCTCCTCAAGCTTGCCGGCGTCGGTGCGGTGCTCGCTAAGAGCTTCCACAGGATATTCTACAGGAACTCGATAAACATAGGCCTGCCCGTGATAATAGTCCAGAGGATCCCAGAGGTCACTGAGCAGGGCGACGAGATAGAGGTAGACCTTGAGGTAGGCGTGGTACGCAACGTGACTAAGGGTGTTGAGGAGAGGTTCCAGCCGCCGCCGCAACAGCTCCTAGAGATACTCGAGGCGGGCGGGATAGTAGAGTACATTAAGAAGATGAACCGGCTCCCCTGGTGA
- a CDS encoding 3-isopropylmalate dehydratase large subunit, with protein MSKPRTLTEKLFEAKLGRVPETGEIVVVPIDLVYAHDGTFTLALDVMKETPLLSRVFDPKRVALFIDHAAPAPTVAAALVHRVMRRFAKEHGVRLFDVGTGISHQVVADEGLIKPGMFVVGADSHTVTGGAFAAFATGVGSTDAAIAMATGKLWMRVPEQVRLKLSGEAPGYIMGKDIVLTIIGMVRSDGMIYKAVEFQGEGLKSISMDSRMTISNMAVEMGAKVGLFPSDAVTREWYRANHGIEVPLLEPDAGAEYDEELELELPRLEPIVAAPPNVDNVKPVREVEGIEVDQVFIGSCTNGRYEDYVAAARILKGRKVKEGVRCIAVPASRKVYERLLRNGIIDILVEAGCFVAFGTCGPCIGAHLGLLGESEVAVSTTNRNFTGRMGHKESKVYLASPATAAAAAVTGRITDPRDFLPADARLMVVDPSYSFKP; from the coding sequence TTGAGTAAGCCGCGCACCTTAACGGAGAAGCTGTTCGAGGCTAAGCTTGGCAGAGTGCCGGAAACCGGAGAGATAGTAGTAGTACCTATAGACCTAGTATATGCACATGACGGTACATTCACGCTAGCACTAGACGTCATGAAGGAAACTCCATTGTTGAGCCGCGTCTTCGACCCTAAGCGTGTAGCACTCTTCATAGACCATGCAGCGCCAGCTCCAACTGTAGCGGCTGCGCTAGTACACCGCGTAATGAGGCGCTTCGCCAAAGAGCATGGTGTAAGACTCTTTGACGTAGGCACTGGGATAAGCCACCAAGTGGTAGCCGACGAGGGCCTCATAAAACCTGGTATGTTCGTGGTAGGTGCAGATAGCCATACAGTCACTGGGGGCGCCTTTGCCGCCTTCGCTACAGGTGTAGGAAGCACAGACGCAGCTATAGCAATGGCTACAGGTAAGTTGTGGATGCGCGTCCCTGAGCAGGTAAGGCTCAAGCTGAGCGGAGAAGCACCTGGCTACATAATGGGTAAGGACATAGTACTCACGATCATAGGTATGGTACGCTCTGACGGTATGATATACAAAGCTGTCGAGTTCCAGGGCGAGGGCTTGAAGAGTATATCAATGGACTCCAGGATGACAATCAGCAATATGGCAGTAGAGATGGGCGCAAAAGTTGGCCTCTTCCCTTCCGATGCCGTGACACGAGAATGGTACCGTGCAAACCACGGCATCGAAGTACCACTCCTAGAGCCCGACGCAGGAGCCGAGTACGACGAGGAACTAGAGCTAGAGCTCCCACGCCTCGAGCCGATAGTAGCTGCGCCGCCTAACGTTGACAACGTGAAGCCAGTCCGCGAAGTAGAAGGCATAGAGGTAGACCAAGTGTTCATAGGGAGCTGCACCAACGGCCGCTACGAGGACTACGTCGCGGCCGCAAGGATACTCAAGGGTCGCAAGGTGAAGGAGGGTGTACGCTGCATAGCCGTGCCAGCGTCGCGTAAAGTCTACGAAAGGCTACTACGCAACGGCATAATAGATATACTAGTTGAGGCCGGCTGCTTCGTGGCATTCGGTACATGTGGTCCATGCATAGGCGCGCACCTAGGTCTCCTCGGCGAGAGCGAAGTAGCAGTATCGACGACTAACAGGAACTTCACCGGCCGCATGGGCCATAAGGAGTCGAAGGTCTACCTAGCAAGTCCTGCAACAGCTGCAGCAGCTGCTGTGACCGGGCGGATAACAGACCCCCGAGACTTCTTGCCCGCTGATGCTAGGCTGATGGTTGTAGATCCCTCGTACAGTTTCAAGCCCTAA
- a CDS encoding 2-isopropylmalate synthase, translating into MELYRDVFPYSEPPRIMFDGEAPGWFEPDRIVVTDTTLRDGQQGWRPITVEEGLRIYELLVELGGRGAIASAELFLYTPRDRELVKRIREYGAEYPKPIGWIRATMNDLKLVLEAGLEETTMLTSISDYHIYYKFGVTRDKAFTKYLTVVEEAMKRGIVVRCTLEDATRASLERNIIPFVEKLIALSERYGVTFRVKVADTLGLGLPFPEIAPPRGIPALVEALREIGLAAEQIEFHGHNDLGLVVANHLAAWLHGAGMSNCTLLGIGERAGNCPLEVMLLHYVGLTGRLDRVNLEALPRVVEVLEEMGYSVPEYQPLVGRNAFRTKAGVHIDGLLKNPEVYLPFDPGIVGRRADIAVTAYGGRAAIVMWLRSRLPEKLAESIDKDDPRVEAIYREVVKLFEESGRHTPLSDEEMTRIVERYFPEIQGKTRS; encoded by the coding sequence TTGGAGCTGTACCGTGACGTATTTCCGTACAGTGAACCTCCCCGTATAATGTTCGATGGGGAGGCGCCTGGATGGTTTGAACCAGACAGGATAGTAGTGACTGATACAACGCTGAGAGATGGTCAACAAGGCTGGCGGCCGATAACAGTCGAGGAAGGACTAAGGATCTACGAGCTGCTAGTAGAGCTTGGAGGCCGTGGTGCAATAGCCTCAGCTGAGTTATTCCTATACACGCCGAGGGACCGGGAGCTAGTGAAGAGGATAAGGGAGTATGGTGCAGAGTACCCTAAGCCGATAGGCTGGATACGAGCAACAATGAACGACCTTAAACTAGTCCTCGAAGCTGGGCTCGAGGAGACTACAATGCTGACGAGTATAAGCGACTATCACATCTACTATAAATTTGGCGTGACAAGGGACAAGGCGTTCACCAAGTACCTAACCGTAGTGGAGGAGGCTATGAAGCGCGGTATAGTGGTGCGCTGTACCCTCGAGGATGCTACGAGGGCTAGCCTAGAGAGGAACATCATTCCCTTTGTCGAGAAACTCATTGCTCTAAGCGAGCGCTACGGTGTAACATTCCGCGTAAAGGTGGCAGACACGCTAGGCCTAGGCCTACCCTTCCCAGAGATCGCGCCGCCGCGCGGGATACCAGCACTCGTAGAGGCTCTGCGCGAGATAGGACTAGCAGCAGAGCAGATAGAGTTCCACGGTCACAACGACCTAGGACTAGTGGTGGCGAACCATCTTGCTGCATGGTTGCACGGTGCTGGTATGAGCAATTGTACGCTGCTGGGTATAGGTGAGAGAGCTGGTAACTGTCCGCTAGAAGTAATGCTGCTACACTATGTGGGGCTTACTGGCAGATTAGACAGGGTTAACTTAGAGGCGTTGCCCAGAGTGGTCGAGGTTCTCGAGGAGATGGGATACAGTGTGCCAGAGTACCAGCCCTTGGTCGGCCGCAACGCCTTCCGGACAAAGGCAGGGGTGCATATTGACGGCTTGTTGAAGAACCCGGAGGTCTACCTGCCATTCGACCCAGGTATTGTCGGGAGGAGAGCAGACATAGCTGTCACAGCCTATGGGGGTCGCGCAGCTATAGTCATGTGGCTGCGTAGCCGGCTGCCTGAGAAGCTAGCTGAGTCTATAGACAAGGATGATCCGCGCGTCGAAGCCATCTACAGAGAGGTTGTGAAGTTGTTCGAAGAAAGTGGGCGTCACACACCGCTCAGTGACGAGGAAATGACACGTATAGTAGAACGCTACTTTCCCGAGATCCAGGGCAAGACCCGATCTTAG
- a CDS encoding KamA family radical SAM protein, with amino-acid sequence MQTLMVEQYDYSRIHRTEVPLQITKPAVNINLDEFLWSEDPNIKEILVTSSNLEDARRSLFLYLNQLEWSLYSGERKLHPLIEAIARDAIRVFKNIIAPRNEKLTGYSALYHLWRLAKDGQKAAKEVDEGFVYEFKHLFKAINGRPDIYPAKYAEGLEQVDFNRIKGREAGVARSNYLDQLAKKVREYLKRYPSGLDPEVIEKRKENVKRILDVLGGSMDDWRDYRWHFRNVLKGRRGIKVLQELAHLGENDVKALMDALEYKVPFGVTPYYLHLFDLETPWRRDYHVRRQVLPPLHYVKMMIEHRKDREYYFDFMGEHDTSPHPLITRRYPMVAILKAANTCPQICVYCQRNWEIATAMDPEGIPTKKLIDKAIDWFAEHPEIRDVLVTGGDPMILSDDMIEHIVKRLSELDHVDLIRIGTRILVTVPFRITDELAEMLGSYIEPGKRVITISSHFESAYEVTPEVAEAAFKLRRNGLMIYNQQVYTFWVSRRFETVALRIALKKAGIDPYYNFYPKGKWETKDYLVPVARILQERKEEARLLPGSFRTEEPVFNVPRLGKNHLRAGQDHELIMIRPDGRRVYLWHPWEKNIQLVDPYIYTDIVSIKMYLDKLQEVFGEDPEDYKSIWYYY; translated from the coding sequence ATGCAAACGCTGATGGTGGAGCAATACGATTACTCACGTATACACCGTACAGAGGTGCCACTACAGATAACCAAGCCAGCAGTAAACATAAACCTTGACGAATTCCTCTGGAGCGAGGATCCCAACATAAAGGAGATACTAGTCACGTCCAGCAATCTCGAGGATGCCCGGCGGAGCCTCTTCCTCTACTTGAATCAGCTCGAGTGGAGCCTCTATAGCGGCGAGCGTAAACTGCATCCACTCATCGAGGCAATAGCGCGAGACGCGATAAGAGTGTTTAAGAACATTATAGCTCCGAGGAACGAGAAGCTCACCGGCTATAGTGCTCTATACCATCTCTGGCGCCTTGCCAAGGATGGCCAGAAAGCAGCCAAGGAGGTTGATGAGGGCTTCGTATATGAGTTTAAACACCTCTTTAAAGCGATAAACGGCCGTCCCGACATATATCCTGCTAAGTATGCTGAGGGCCTTGAGCAAGTAGACTTCAACAGGATAAAGGGCCGTGAGGCAGGAGTGGCACGGAGTAACTATCTAGACCAGCTAGCCAAGAAAGTTAGAGAATATCTGAAGCGGTACCCTAGTGGCCTCGACCCCGAGGTCATAGAGAAGAGGAAGGAGAATGTAAAGCGGATACTAGATGTCCTAGGCGGTAGCATGGATGATTGGAGGGACTACCGTTGGCACTTCCGCAACGTGTTGAAGGGACGTCGTGGAATCAAGGTGCTTCAGGAGCTAGCCCATCTCGGCGAAAACGACGTCAAAGCACTCATGGACGCGCTAGAGTATAAAGTACCATTCGGTGTAACACCCTACTACCTCCACCTCTTCGACCTCGAAACACCGTGGCGCCGTGACTATCATGTGCGCCGCCAAGTGCTACCGCCGCTCCACTATGTCAAGATGATGATAGAGCATCGTAAGGATCGCGAGTACTACTTCGACTTCATGGGCGAACATGACACGAGCCCGCACCCGCTCATAACGCGCCGCTACCCCATGGTGGCTATACTAAAGGCGGCTAACACGTGTCCACAGATCTGCGTTTACTGTCAGCGTAACTGGGAGATAGCAACAGCAATGGACCCCGAGGGTATACCCACCAAGAAGCTAATAGACAAGGCAATAGACTGGTTCGCCGAGCACCCCGAAATACGTGACGTGCTAGTTACAGGAGGCGACCCGATGATACTCAGCGACGATATGATAGAGCATATCGTGAAGAGGCTCTCGGAGCTAGACCATGTGGATCTCATAAGGATAGGTACACGCATACTCGTGACGGTTCCCTTCAGGATAACTGACGAGCTAGCAGAGATGCTCGGCAGCTACATAGAGCCGGGTAAACGCGTCATAACAATATCGTCACACTTTGAGTCGGCCTACGAGGTAACACCAGAGGTAGCTGAGGCAGCGTTCAAGCTGCGCCGCAACGGTCTAATGATATACAACCAGCAGGTGTATACGTTCTGGGTGAGCCGCCGCTTCGAAACAGTAGCACTAAGAATAGCGCTGAAGAAGGCCGGGATAGATCCATACTACAACTTCTACCCCAAGGGTAAGTGGGAGACAAAGGACTATCTAGTGCCGGTGGCGAGGATACTACAGGAGCGCAAGGAGGAGGCGCGCCTACTACCAGGCAGCTTCCGCACAGAGGAGCCGGTCTTCAATGTGCCTAGGCTCGGCAAGAACCACCTACGCGCTGGACAGGACCACGAGCTGATAATGATAAGGCCTGATGGCCGTCGCGTCTACCTCTGGCATCCTTGGGAGAAGAATATACAGCTAGTAGATCCCTACATATACACAGACATAGTCTCCATAAAGATGTACCTCGATAAGCTCCAGGAGGTATTCGGCGAGGACCCAGAGGACTACAAGAGTATATGGTACTACTACTAG
- a CDS encoding ABC transporter ATP-binding protein yields the protein MALRGSSLRIQNLTVAIDGKTVLDDIDFALGSGSYLVVLGPSGSGKTTLLRTIAGLLDPVSGSIIVDGQDVTALPPWKRDVAFVQQIPGLLPHLTVEENIVLAAELRAGLARDAARSEAWQLARMLGIEDILRRRPGQLSGGQLQRAAIAVALATRARILLLDEPLSHLDRPLAEQLRNELKRLHQATGITIVHVTHDQDEALALATHIAVLIDGRLEAFDKTEKLYFRPPSKRVAEFLGHNVFEAERLDPGRQGLVSLPPEAIYIHLDGGYKGVLRSLTRERGRVVASIETPAGTIRAYIHPLDAEKLTTGMQVRFDVDWSLAHRLSRNT from the coding sequence TTGGCCCTACGCGGTAGCAGCCTCAGGATACAGAACCTTACTGTGGCTATCGACGGCAAGACCGTACTAGATGACATAGACTTTGCTTTAGGGAGTGGTAGCTACCTAGTAGTCTTGGGGCCCAGTGGCTCTGGAAAGACAACCCTATTAAGGACTATTGCAGGGCTTCTTGACCCTGTAAGCGGCAGCATAATTGTCGATGGACAAGATGTCACCGCTCTACCACCGTGGAAAAGGGATGTAGCATTTGTTCAGCAGATACCCGGGCTTCTCCCCCATCTCACCGTAGAGGAGAACATAGTTCTCGCAGCAGAGCTGAGAGCTGGTCTAGCACGAGACGCCGCCAGGAGCGAGGCATGGCAGCTAGCTAGAATGTTGGGTATAGAGGATATACTGCGCCGAAGGCCTGGACAACTCAGCGGAGGACAGCTCCAGAGAGCCGCTATAGCAGTAGCGCTAGCCACAAGAGCTAGAATACTGCTGCTCGACGAGCCTCTTAGCCACCTGGACAGACCTCTTGCTGAACAGTTGCGGAATGAATTGAAGAGACTCCACCAAGCCACTGGCATCACAATAGTGCACGTGACCCACGACCAGGACGAAGCACTGGCCCTTGCAACACACATAGCTGTGCTCATAGATGGCAGGTTAGAGGCCTTCGATAAGACTGAAAAGCTATACTTCAGACCCCCAAGTAAGCGCGTAGCAGAGTTCTTAGGCCATAATGTCTTCGAGGCGGAGAGGCTCGACCCTGGAAGACAAGGCCTCGTCTCCCTACCACCAGAGGCCATATATATACATCTTGATGGAGGCTATAAGGGAGTGCTACGCAGCCTCACCCGAGAGCGGGGCAGAGTAGTCGCCTCCATAGAGACCCCTGCAGGCACCATTCGCGCTTACATCCACCCACTTGACGCCGAGAAACTCACGACAGGCATGCAAGTGCGCTTTGACGTAGACTGGAGCCTCGCTCACCGCCTTAGCAGAAACACGTAG